From the Actinomycetota bacterium genome, the window TCCGCCACCTCGCCGCCGCGCTGAACGACGGTTTCGTGTTCACCGGTCAACGGTCGGTTCACCGCGGGCGACGACACGGGGCGGCTCCAACCTCGGTCCCCGCGGAACGGTTCGTGGTCTGCGCCCAGAACCACGACCAGGTCGGTAACCGCCGTGACGGCGAGCGGCTGCCGGCGCTCGTGCCGTGGGACGCGCTGGCGGTCGCCGCCACCTGCGTCGTGCTGTCGCCGTTCGTCCCGTTGCTGTTCATGGGGGAGGAGTACGGCGAGACGAACCCGTTCCAGTACTTCGTCAGCCACACCGACGCGGACCTGATCGAGGCGGTACGGGCGGGACGGAAGGAGGAGTTCGCAGCGTTCGGGTGGGTGGGTGAGCCCCCCGACCCGCAAGACACCGCGACGTTCGAACAGTCCCGCCTCGACCACGGACGCAAGGACGAGGAACGGCACACCGCCCTCCTGGACCGCTACCGGCGGCTGCTGGCGTTGCGCCGCGACGTTCCGGCGCTGGCGTCGCTGGACCGCGAGCGCCTGGAGGTCACCACCGGCCATGCTCAGCCGGTGCTGGCGTGGCACCGCTGGACCACCGACGGTGACCGGGCGCTGGTCGCGGTCAACGCCGGAGACCAGATGGCGACGCTCGAGCGGCTGCGTGTCCCCGATGGCCGGTGGCGGTTGGTGGAAGGATCGCGAGACCCACCCCCGACCCTGTCCAGCGACGGAACAGCCGCGTTGACGCTGGGTCCCTGGGCCACCGCCGTGTACCGCTACGAGCGCGACCGCGTGCTCGAGTCCGTGGGCTGACCACAGCCAGGCCCGCCTGGAGTTGCCGTACCCTTCGAGCCGGCCGCAGCCACTGCCGCCTCTCACCGACCGCCACGAGGAACGAGCACGGTGCCGCGCTACGTCTGTGTCCACGGGCACTTCTACCAGCCGCCCCGCGAGAACCCGTGGCTGGGTTCCATCGAGGCGCAGGACTCGGCGTACCCCTACCACGACTGGAACGAGCGCATCACCGCCGAGTGCTACGCGACGAACGCGGCCTCGCGGGTCCTCGACGACACCGGCCGCATCGCCCATGTCATCAACAACTACGGGCGGATCAGCTTCAACGTCGGCCCGACGTTGCTTGCGTGGATGGCCCGCGCCGCCCCCGACATCCACCAAGCGATCGTGGACGCCGACCACGACAGCCAGAAGCGCTTCTCCGGACACGGCTCCGCGCTGGCCCAGGCCTACAACCACGTGATCATGCCCCTGGCCAACCCTCGGGATCGGCGCACGCAGGTGTCGTGGGGTGTCGCGGACTTTCGTCACCGTTTCGGCCGGGATCCCGAGGGGATGTGGCTGCCCGAGACGGCCGTCGACCTCGACACACTCGAGGCCCTGGCCGAACACGGCATCCGGTTCACGATCCTCGCGCCCCACCAGGTCCGGCGGGTCCGCCGCATCGGTGAACGCTCGTTCGCTGACGTGACCGCCGACGAGGTCGACACCAGCGTCGCGTACCGGGTGGCCCTGCCGTCGGGAGGGCGGCTGGCCGTGTTCGTCTACGACGGGCCGATCTCGCGGGCGGTGGCGTTCGAGGGACTGCTGTCCGACGGCCGGCTCCTCGCCGGACGGCTCGTCGGTGCCTTCCGCGACCACGGCGGCCCGCAGCTGGTGCACATCGCCACCGACGGGGAGAGCTACGGCCACCACCACCGCCACGGCGACATGGCGCTGGCCTTCGCCCTGCACCAGCTGCAGGCCGCCCCGGATGTGGAGCTGACCAACTACGGGGAGTTCCTCGAGCGGTACCCGCCCCGCCACGAGCTGCAGATCGCCGGGGACACGTCGTGGAGCTGCACGCACGGCGTGGAGCGTTGGCGGTCGGACTGTGGCTGCGGCGGCGACGGCCGCCCCGCGTGGGACCAGGGCTGGCGCGCCCCGCTCCGCGAGGCCCTGGACTGGCTCCGCGACGAGGTGAACGGCCACTTCGAGCGTCGTGCCGGGCTCACGCTGGCCGACCCGTGGGCGGCCCGCGACGCCTACATCCGGGTGGTCCTCGACCGCAGCGCGGCTGGCGTCTTCCTCGACGATCACGCCCACCGGCCGCTGAACGACCAGGAGCGCAGCCAGGCGTGGAAGCTGCTCGAGCTGCAGCGCCACGCCATGCTGATGTACACCAGCTGCGGATGGTTCTTCGACGACCTCGCTCGGATCGAGACGATCCAGGTGCTGCAGTACGCCGGCCGGGCGATCGAGTTGGCCGGTGAGGTGCTCGGGATCGACCTCGAAGGTGGGTTCCTGGACCGGCTCGCCCACGCCCGCAGCAACGACCCGGCCGAGGGCGACGGGCGGGACGTCTACGACCGCCACGTCCGCCCCGCCATGGTGGGCCCGGCCAAGGTCGCGGTCAACCACGTGGTGAGCTCCCTGTTCGACGGCCAGCCCCGCATCCCCAACTACACCGTCCAACGGGAGCGCGGACGGACGCTGACCGCAGGGGCTGCCCGCCTCGCGGTCGGGCGGGTGACGGTGCGGTCGGTGATCACCGCCGAGGCCGCCCGCCTGGAGTGCGGGGTGCTCCACCTCGGTGACCACAACCTCGACGCCGGGGTCCGTGACGCCGGTCAAGACGCCGCCTACGACGCGATGGCCGCCGAGCTCGGCGACGTCTTCGCCGTCGCGGACTTCCCCGCGGTGATCCGCCGCCTCGGGCGGCACTTCGGCGACCAGCGCCACTCCCTACGGACCCTGTTCCGCGACGAGCAGCGCCGGATCCTGCGCACCATCCTCGACTCCTCGGTCGAGGACGCCCGTGCCTCCTACCGGGCCATCTTCCGACTGCGGGCACCGCTCATGCGCTACCTGACCGACCTGGGCGGATCCTTGCCGCGGACCTTCCAGCGGGCCGCCGACGTGGTCGTGAACGACGACCTGCAACGGGCGCTGACCGCCGAAGACGTCGACCCGCAGCACGTCCAGGCGCTCCTGGACGACGCCCGAGCCTGGGACATCGAGCTGGACATCGTCCGGCTCGCCCACGCGGTGAGCGCGATGCTGGCATCGCTGGTCGAGCAGCTGGCGCGGAGACTCGCCGAGCCGTCGTTGTTCAGGCAGTTCGGTGAGGCGGACGGTGCGGCGCTGTGCCGCGCCACCACGCTGGCGCAGATGACCCGGTCGTTGCCGTTCGACGTCGATCTGTGGCGCCCCCAGAAGGTGTTCTACGACATGCTGCAGTGGGTCTACCCCGACCTGGCAGGCCGGGCGCAGGCCGGCGACGCGGCTGCGGCCGCCTGGAGGGCGCGGATCGAGGAGCTCGGTGACGCGCTCGGCGTCGCGGTCGCTGCCGGCCCCGTGTAGTCGGCGCGGTATGCACGTCCCCACGGCGACCTACCGGCTCCAGCTCGACGCCCGGTTCGACCTGCGCGCCGCCGCAGCGATCGTGGACTACCTCGCCGAGCTCGGCGTCGGCGACGTCTACCTGTCTCCGATCCTCACGGCCCCGCGGGGCGCCGCTCACGGTTACCACGTCACCGACCCGACGCGGATCAACCCCGAGCTGGGCGGCGACGAGGGCATGGCCACGCTGGCCGCCGCACTGACGGACCGCGGCTGCGGCTCGCTGCTCGACATCGTCCCCAACCACCTGGCTGCCAGCACGGAGAACCCGTGGTGGGTCGATGTGCTCACGCACGGGCCCGCGTCGGCGCAGGGCTCGTCGTTCGACATCGACTGGGAGGCGAGCGACGGTCGGGTGGTGTTGCCGATCCTGGGGCGTCCTCTCGACGAGGCGATCGACGCCGGGGACATCACGCTGGCTCTCGACGACGATGGGCTGCACCTGGACGTCCCCGGTGATCGTCTGCCGCTGGATCCCGCGACGTGCGCCGAGGTCTTCCGGCCCACTCTGGCCCGCCTGCGTGTCACCCTCGGCGATCATCATCCGGCCGTCCGGGAGCTGGCCCGCCTGGTCGGCATCGCCGAGCACGTCCCGCCCCGCCACGCCAGCAGCGACCACGAACGCCACCGCCGCCACGAACTCGCCGACGAACTCACCCAGCGCCTCCGCCAGCTCGACGCGCACAGCCCACCGCTGCATCGGGTGTTCACCGACGCCGTCCGTGAGGTCCGAGACGAGCGTCTGCGCGACCTCCTCGAGCGCCAGCCCTACGAGCTGGCGTTCTGGCGTACCGGTGTCGAGCGGTTGAACTACCGGCGGTTCTTCGACATCACCGACCTGGTCGGTGTCCGTGTCGAGGACCCGCAGGTCTTCGCCGAACGCCACGAGCGGATCTTCCAGCTGATCGCGGACGGGGCGGTCACCGGGCTGCGGGTCGACCACGTCGACGGGCTTTTGGATCCCGGCGGTTACCTCACGACACTCGAGCGCCAGGGCCGGTCGGCGGCGACCGGCGGTGCGCACGGCCGCTCGGGTGACGGGCCGGACGCGACCGGCGCAGGCGAGGGGAGCGGTGGGGGCCACCCCGATCGGTTCTACGTGGTGGTCGAGAAGATCCTGGAAGGCGACGAGCCGCTGCCGCAGGAGTGGCCGGTCGCCGGGACGACCGGCTACGAGTTCCTCAACGCGGTCAACGCCGTGCTCGTCGACGGCGAGGGGCTGGCGCGCATCGAGGAGATCTACCGGGACGTGACCGGGCGGCGCACCGCCGTCGCCGACACCCGTTACCGCTGCAAGGTCGACGTCCTGCAGGAACTGTTCCGCGGAGAGGTCGAGGGGCTCACCCGGCGCCTGGTCGATCTGGCGGGGCGGATCCCGGAGGTCGCCGGCGTGGCGGTCGAGGCGCTGCGCGAGACATTGATCGCGCTCACCGCGGCGTTCCCCGTCTACCGCACCTACCTCAGCGACGGGCACCTACCTGCCCGTGACCGAGCGCGGCTGGAACACGCGACCGGTGAGGTCCGTCGTCGCCGGCCGGACCTCGACGGTCGTGAGCTGGTCTTCCTCGAGCGCGTCGCCGCCCTCGACGTGCCGGTCGGGATCGACGAGGACGTCCGCCGCGACTGGCGCGAGGTGGTCCTGCGCTGGCAGCAGCTGACCGGGCCGGCCATGGCCAAGGGGTTCGAGGACACCACCTTCTACGTCGAGAACCGGCTGATCAGCTTGAACGAGGTCGGGGTGGATCCCGACGGGATCGAGCGCCCGGCCGGCGTGTCCGGTTTCCACCAGCGGGTCACCGACCGGGCCAGGACGTGGCCGCACGCCATGACGGCGACGTCCACGCACGACACCAAACGGTCGGAGGACGTCCGGGCACGCCTGGCCGTCCTCACCGAGATCCCCGACGAGTGGGCCGCGGCCGTCACACGCTGGACCGCGTCCAACGCCCACCACCGCCGCGACGTCGACGGGCGCACGGCCCCCGACCGCAACGAGGAGTGGCTGCTGTACCAGGCCCTGATCGGGATGTGGCCGCTGCATCGAGACGATGAGACCGACGTGCAGGCACGGGTCCGGCAGTTCGCTCAGAAGGCCGCCCGCGAGGCGAAGGTCAACACGTCGTGGCTCGACCCCGACGAGCGGTACGAGGGGACTCTCCTCGGCTTCGTCGACCGGGTCCTGGCCGACGAGGAGTTCGTCGCCGACGTCCGCCGTTTCGTCGGCCGTGTGGCGCTGCCTGGCGCCGTGAACAGCCTGAGCCAGGTGCTGCTCAAGCTCGTCGCCCCGGGCGTGCCCGACACGTATCAGGGCACCGAGCTGTGGGACTGGAGCCTGGTGGATCCTGACAACCGCAGGCCCGTCGACTACGTCCACCGCCGGCGGCTGCTGGACGGCGTCCGGTCGGCGGTGGCCGCCGACCCGGTCGCGGCCGCCGACGACGCCCGCGAGGGCTGGCGTGACGGGCGGGTCAAGCTGCTGGTGGTGTGGCGGGCCCTGCAACAGCGCCAGGCCCGTCCGGCACTGCTGCGGGATGGCACCTACGAACCGGTGGTGGCCAGCGGCGTGCACCGCGACCGCGTGGTGGCGTTCCTGCGCCGGGACGCCCAGGAGTGGATCGCCGCGATCGCGCCGCGGTGCGCCGCCGCGATCGGCGCCGGCGGGTGGCCCGTGCGGGGCACGTGGGGCGACACGGTCGTGCAGCTGCCGGGCACCGCCGGGGCGCGGGAGCTGCTCACCGGCCGTGTCCTGACGCTGGACGACGGCCGTCTGCGGCTCGCCGACGCGTTCGCGCACCTGCCGGTGGCGCTGATCTCACCGACCTAGAGTTGGCCTGGAGTCGAACAGGGCTCACCGGCTGGTGAGACGTTCAGCCCTTGGGCTGAGGGGTGTACTTCACCGTCTGGACGCGAATCTGGCCGTCGTCGGTGAAGACGAACGTGTCGGTGCCGTCTTCGACCCGGGTCTCGGCCGAGTCGGCTGTCCACTCAAGGTAGAGGATGTCGCCTTCGAAGACCTTCGTGGGCAACTCCCAGGACGCGTCCGGCACCGTGTCGATGAGTTCGACGAACCCCTGCCGCACCCCCTCCAGGCCGCGCCGCACCGTGCCGTTGCCGACGAAGATGGCGTCGTCGGTGTAGTCCGCGACGATCTCGTCGACGTCCTGCGCGCCCAGGGCCTCCACGTGGTGCTGGAAGGTCTCCTGCGGCGTGCGGGCCATGGCCAGTCCTGTCGTCGGGTCGGACCACGGGCCTTCGCAGCCCGTTCCGGCCATCCAACCCCCGCTGTCGGGGGCTTGCAAGGTTCCGTCTGCCTCGGCCGCTCGGTCGGCGAGTGATCAGTGACGCGCCCGGGCGGCGTGCAGTGCGGTGCCAGTTGCCGCTTCGCCGATGGCGCTGGAACTTTCGCTCCTGCCGACCGGGACGACAAGCGGCGTGCCGGTGACCGGGTCGTCGAGGATGCGGCTGTCGACACCGAACACGCGACGGACGGTGTTGGTCGTGACCACCTCCGCCGGCGGGCCCTCCGCAGCGATCTCGCCGTCGTGCATGGCAACGAGGTGGTGGCTGTGGCGGGCAGCCTGGTTCAGGTCGTGGAGCACCATGACGATCGTGCGACCATGGGTGCGGTTGAGCTCGGCGAGCAGGTCGAGCACCTCCAACTGGTGCGCGATGTCGAGGAAGGTGGTGGGCTCGTCGAGCAGCATGATCGGTGTGTCCTGGGCGAGCGCCATCGCGATCCAGACCCGTTGGCGTTGACCTCCCGACAGGTGATCGACGAGACGGTCGCGCAGCTGCACGGTGCGGGTGAGCTCCAGTGCCCGCTCGACCGCTTCCTCGTCGCCCCTCTGCCACTGCCGGAACAGCCGCTGGTGGGGGTAGCGGCCGCGGGCGACCAGATCCTCGACGGTCAGTCCCTCCGGGGCGGTCGGTGACTGTGGCAGCAGCCCGAGCCGGCGGGCGACCTCCTTGGTCGGCTGCCGGTGGATGGCCTGCCCGTCGAGGATGACGCGGCCGGCGCGTGGCTGGAGCAGGCGCGACAGTGCCCGCAGCAGCGTCGACTTGCCGCACGCGTTGGGGCCGACGACGCAGGTGATGCGCCCGTCGGGGATCTGCAGGCTGATGCTCCTGACGACCGCCGGGCCGGTGTCGTAGCCGAGCGTCACCTGGTCGACGCGGAGACGGCTCATGGGTCGGACCTCTCAGGTGGTGCGGTTGGCGCGGACCAGCAGGAACATGAAGTACGGCGCGCCGACCACCGCGGTGACGATCCCCACCGGCAGGCTGATCGGGGAGAACGCGTGCTGGCCGACGATGTCGGAGGCGACCACCAGCGCGGCGCCGATCAGCCCCGCCAGCAGCAGGACACCACCGGTGAGCGGGCCGGCGAGCATCCGGGCGATGTGCGGGGTCATGAGCGCGACGAACGCGACCGGGCCGGACACCGCGACCGCCGCCGCGGCGAGCGTGGCCCCCGTGCCGAGCAGGGCAGCGCGCGACGCCTCGGTGTGGGCGCCGAGCGCCGCGGCGACGTCGTCGCCGAGCTGGACGATCCGCAGCTGGGGCAGCAGGGCGAGCGCGGCGGGCAGCAGGACGACGAGCGACGCGGCGAGCCAGGCGACGTCCCGCCATGCGGAGGCGTACAGCGTCCCGGTCATCCAGACGATCGCGGTGGTGACGAACTCGACGGGGAAGCGGACGATCACGAGGGTCGTGAGCGCGATGAGCAGCGCGTTCACCCCGATGCCGACGACCACCAGCCGGTTGCCGCTGATGCCCTTGCGCCAGGTGAGCCCGTAGACCGCGACGGTCGCGGCGAGCGCGCCGGTGAGCGCGGCGACAGGCACGATCGCCGGCGACCGGAGCACCACGATGGAGACGACGGCGGCCAGCGTGGCGCCGGCCATCACCCCGATGATGTCGGGGGCCACCAAGGGGTTGCGGACGAGGCCCTGGAAGATCGCGCCGGACGTCGCCAGCGCGAACCCCACCCCGATGGCGGCGAGCACCCGCGGCAGCCGCAGGGTGCGCACGATGAACGCCTCGCGGCCCTCGCCGCCGCCGACCGCCGCCGCCAGCACATCGACCACCGACAGCGGGAAATCACCAAGCAGCACGGCCCACAGCCCGAGAGCGACCACGGCGGCGCTGGCCGCGGCGACGAGCGCCGCCGTGCGGGGCGCGACCCGCCCCGACCACGGTCCCACGCGCAGCGGCCGCCGAACGACACCGCGGGCCGTGGGCATGGCGCTCACAGGGGACTCAACTGTCGACCGCGGACGAGGTGGATCAGCACCGGCGCCCCGATGATCGCGGTGACGATCCCGACCTGGACCTCCGACGGCCGTGCGACGACACGCCCGAGCACGTCGGCGCCCAGCACCAGTACCGGCCCACCCACAACGGACACCGGGAGCAACCAGCGGTGGTCGGGGCCGACGACCGTGCGCACGGCGTGGGGGACAGCCAGACCGACGAAGCCCACCGGGCCGGCCGCGGCGACGGCGGCGCCCGCGAGCAGCACGACGACCACTGTCGACGCGCCGCGGACGACAGCGACGTTCTGACCGAGGTTCGCGGCGACGTCCTCACCGAGGCTGATCGTGTTCAACGAGCGCGCCAACGCAAACGCCACGACCAGTCCGACAGCCAGGAACGGGGCGACGTGACCGAAGGTGGCCAGGTCCCTGCCGGCCAGCGAACCAGCCAGCCAAGAGCGCACCTCGTCGAGGCTGCGCTGGTCGAAGATCAGCACGGTCGAGATCCACGCCGACAGGAGCGCGGTGACGACGGCGCCGGCCAGAACCAGCTTGACCGGCGTCGGACCCGACGCCCCGACCGACCCCACCAGGTACACGAGAGCCGCCGCGCCCAGCGCCCCGGCGAACGCGAACCACAGGTACACCGACGGGCTGGAGACCCCGAGCACGAAGACGGCGGTCACGACCCCGAACGCGGCCCCGCTGTTGATGCCGAGCACCGACGGCGACGCGAGCGCGTTGCGCGTGATCGCCTGCATGACCACGCCCGCGGCCGCGAGGGCCGCGCCGACGCCGATGCCGATGACCGTTCGCGGCAGTCTCAGCGAACGCACGATCAGGTGCGCGTTGGAACCGT encodes:
- a CDS encoding DUF3536 domain-containing protein — its product is MPRYVCVHGHFYQPPRENPWLGSIEAQDSAYPYHDWNERITAECYATNAASRVLDDTGRIAHVINNYGRISFNVGPTLLAWMARAAPDIHQAIVDADHDSQKRFSGHGSALAQAYNHVIMPLANPRDRRTQVSWGVADFRHRFGRDPEGMWLPETAVDLDTLEALAEHGIRFTILAPHQVRRVRRIGERSFADVTADEVDTSVAYRVALPSGGRLAVFVYDGPISRAVAFEGLLSDGRLLAGRLVGAFRDHGGPQLVHIATDGESYGHHHRHGDMALAFALHQLQAAPDVELTNYGEFLERYPPRHELQIAGDTSWSCTHGVERWRSDCGCGGDGRPAWDQGWRAPLREALDWLRDEVNGHFERRAGLTLADPWAARDAYIRVVLDRSAAGVFLDDHAHRPLNDQERSQAWKLLELQRHAMLMYTSCGWFFDDLARIETIQVLQYAGRAIELAGEVLGIDLEGGFLDRLAHARSNDPAEGDGRDVYDRHVRPAMVGPAKVAVNHVVSSLFDGQPRIPNYTVQRERGRTLTAGAARLAVGRVTVRSVITAEAARLECGVLHLGDHNLDAGVRDAGQDAAYDAMAAELGDVFAVADFPAVIRRLGRHFGDQRHSLRTLFRDEQRRILRTILDSSVEDARASYRAIFRLRAPLMRYLTDLGGSLPRTFQRAADVVVNDDLQRALTAEDVDPQHVQALLDDARAWDIELDIVRLAHAVSAMLASLVEQLARRLAEPSLFRQFGEADGAALCRATTLAQMTRSLPFDVDLWRPQKVFYDMLQWVYPDLAGRAQAGDAAAAAWRARIEELGDALGVAVAAGPV
- the treY gene encoding malto-oligosyltrehalose synthase translates to MHVPTATYRLQLDARFDLRAAAAIVDYLAELGVGDVYLSPILTAPRGAAHGYHVTDPTRINPELGGDEGMATLAAALTDRGCGSLLDIVPNHLAASTENPWWVDVLTHGPASAQGSSFDIDWEASDGRVVLPILGRPLDEAIDAGDITLALDDDGLHLDVPGDRLPLDPATCAEVFRPTLARLRVTLGDHHPAVRELARLVGIAEHVPPRHASSDHERHRRHELADELTQRLRQLDAHSPPLHRVFTDAVREVRDERLRDLLERQPYELAFWRTGVERLNYRRFFDITDLVGVRVEDPQVFAERHERIFQLIADGAVTGLRVDHVDGLLDPGGYLTTLERQGRSAATGGAHGRSGDGPDATGAGEGSGGGHPDRFYVVVEKILEGDEPLPQEWPVAGTTGYEFLNAVNAVLVDGEGLARIEEIYRDVTGRRTAVADTRYRCKVDVLQELFRGEVEGLTRRLVDLAGRIPEVAGVAVEALRETLIALTAAFPVYRTYLSDGHLPARDRARLEHATGEVRRRRPDLDGRELVFLERVAALDVPVGIDEDVRRDWREVVLRWQQLTGPAMAKGFEDTTFYVENRLISLNEVGVDPDGIERPAGVSGFHQRVTDRARTWPHAMTATSTHDTKRSEDVRARLAVLTEIPDEWAAAVTRWTASNAHHRRDVDGRTAPDRNEEWLLYQALIGMWPLHRDDETDVQARVRQFAQKAAREAKVNTSWLDPDERYEGTLLGFVDRVLADEEFVADVRRFVGRVALPGAVNSLSQVLLKLVAPGVPDTYQGTELWDWSLVDPDNRRPVDYVHRRRLLDGVRSAVAADPVAAADDAREGWRDGRVKLLVVWRALQQRQARPALLRDGTYEPVVASGVHRDRVVAFLRRDAQEWIAAIAPRCAAAIGAGGWPVRGTWGDTVVQLPGTAGARELLTGRVLTLDDGRLRLADAFAHLPVALISPT
- a CDS encoding nuclear transport factor 2 family protein, with the protein product MARTPQETFQHHVEALGAQDVDEIVADYTDDAIFVGNGTVRRGLEGVRQGFVELIDTVPDASWELPTKVFEGDILYLEWTADSAETRVEDGTDTFVFTDDGQIRVQTVKYTPQPKG
- a CDS encoding ABC transporter ATP-binding protein yields the protein MSRLRVDQVTLGYDTGPAVVRSISLQIPDGRITCVVGPNACGKSTLLRALSRLLQPRAGRVILDGQAIHRQPTKEVARRLGLLPQSPTAPEGLTVEDLVARGRYPHQRLFRQWQRGDEEAVERALELTRTVQLRDRLVDHLSGGQRQRVWIAMALAQDTPIMLLDEPTTFLDIAHQLEVLDLLAELNRTHGRTIVMVLHDLNQAARHSHHLVAMHDGEIAAEGPPAEVVTTNTVRRVFGVDSRILDDPVTGTPLVVPVGRSESSSAIGEAATGTALHAARARH
- a CDS encoding iron chelate uptake ABC transporter family permease subunit, whose amino-acid sequence is MPTARGVVRRPLRVGPWSGRVAPRTAALVAAASAAVVALGLWAVLLGDFPLSVVDVLAAAVGGGEGREAFIVRTLRLPRVLAAIGVGFALATSGAIFQGLVRNPLVAPDIIGVMAGATLAAVVSIVVLRSPAIVPVAALTGALAATVAVYGLTWRKGISGNRLVVVGIGVNALLIALTTLVIVRFPVEFVTTAIVWMTGTLYASAWRDVAWLAASLVVLLPAALALLPQLRIVQLGDDVAAALGAHTEASRAALLGTGATLAAAAVAVSGPVAFVALMTPHIARMLAGPLTGGVLLLAGLIGAALVVASDIVGQHAFSPISLPVGIVTAVVGAPYFMFLLVRANRTT
- a CDS encoding iron ABC transporter permease — its product is MSLAGRSDGLADGAGDDCGSGARSGHARRGAIVGSAVFLAGVVALAIAGLLSLRIGSVSLTTGEVLGAFTDFDGSNAHLIVRSLRLPRTVIGIGVGAALAAAGVVMQAITRNALASPSVLGINSGAAFGVVTAVFVLGVSSPSVYLWFAFAGALGAAALVYLVGSVGASGPTPVKLVLAGAVVTALLSAWISTVLIFDQRSLDEVRSWLAGSLAGRDLATFGHVAPFLAVGLVVAFALARSLNTISLGEDVAANLGQNVAVVRGASTVVVVLLAGAAVAAAGPVGFVGLAVPHAVRTVVGPDHRWLLPVSVVGGPVLVLGADVLGRVVARPSEVQVGIVTAIIGAPVLIHLVRGRQLSPL